DNA from Pichia kudriavzevii chromosome 5, complete sequence:
ATACCAAACATAAAACATAAAGAAGACATGTTTTTTATATGGTAAAACCGGAGTTTCTCTGGGGTTGTATTTACCCTGGACGACAATTGAAATCTTATTAGTAATTAAACTAACCGCAAAATGTAGATACAACTACACAGTAGATGCACTTGTGCATATTACCATTGATTAAAGTTGGTGTTATTTGTAGCTCGTCATGAACACCGACTAGCTGGTCAGCTAAAAGATTACAGCAAAGAATCTCTCTAAGGATATACAAGATCTAACCATATTCAAAGATGCTCTTGGTTCGTTGACTAACATAATTGATTTTTAAGAAATTTGTGAATATAACAGGTTTGTTGATCTCTTAAGGCTTCCCAAAACCCTAACCTGCAATTTTCTCTAAAAGAATGAATATCTTTAGCGgacttttttcttttctatTAAGAAGCACCATGATTAGTATTAACTTAACTTGCTACTCATGTAATACTTTTTTTGCTACGATAAAGTCTCaattatttttataaagCAACTTTGGAAACCTTGAGTGCTCGTAACAGTATACAGCAAGTTAAAATTGTCTCATCAAATGTCATGTTTCAAGCGTTAAATTAATAAATTCTTAGTTTCTTGTAATTATTACTACTCAAAAAACATGTAATAGTATTGCGTATATTACcatgtttgaagaaaagtgGCGCGGTCCTATTCAACTGTTGtaattgttgatgtttcaaaatatatAGAAAAGTTTATATAGCaagattttatttttgaagaacagCAGCTGTCTGTGTCACTGCATTTTATTATGCCAAATATGTTTGGTGTATGCAGAGTTAAAAGTAGACATTATATTTCCATTTATGTAGGAATTCCTACTATTGAAGGGGTTCACGAGTGTTTGTGTATTCATCAGATTGTGTATTTGGCCACTTGGAAGAGGGATCAACCCGCCATTATTTATACTCCACGAGCTTTGATTATGTGCATTAGTAGGTACAGGATAAGCCAGAAAATAGTTCATAAGAGAAGCACCTCTGTTAATTGTTAATTCGTAACTTCAGCttagattttgattttcattcAGTTTTGTGGTTTCATTGCCTATAGCTTTGTAAGCTACCGTTGTGGCTAAGCTCTTAGtagtttcttctttatatttttctttctcattGGTGTTATTTACATTTGTGAGTTTAGGGTTTGCAATGACTGAGTTTGAGCTTTTGAATTCCGGTTTAAGTTTATCTTTAGCTAGCTGATCTAACATGGGTAATTCTATGTTTAATGGTTCTAAACCTCTTAAAACGTTTTTGGTATCAACAAAGCCTAGTGTTTCTATTGCTGCATTGCTTATAGGTGTACTTGAGCCTCTGAAACTGTGTATCCCATTATCATTCCAAACAGGAGTATCTTgggatttttttgtttgatcaTGATTAACTTTGTATCTTAAAGGATCTACATTTACACTTCCGTTTGCTTCAAACTCAGCACTAAAGGCTGCTTTACACTCTGCATCCTCATCACGTGAAGATAATTCAGGTTTCCCAGTCACTGAAAGGCATGGTCTAAGACACGGCTCAGATTTAGTTAAAGCATATCCTCTTGGCTTAGGACAGATTggtttctctgtttttgaGTTGCTTTTGATAGTTTCAGAGAATATTGTCTCTGCTGTTTTGAataatcttcttttctGTGGAGATCTTTTTATACTATTTTCGACGTTCACCATGTGCTGTATTTCCTCAACTGTCAAATTAGAAATATAGTGTAAAAAAGCAACAATGAACCCAACtaaaaaaagtatattGTGGAGAGAGAAAGTGTAATTTTTTACACTTCCTTTCTTTGCTAAATTATCAAGCTTTTGCGAGTTAAGAATACAAAACTTAAGGGTTGCAAGGACGCTTCGATCATTGGAAATGAATGGGATGATTTCCAAGCATCTTTTTTGTGTTAGTATTAAGTTTACTGCTTATGGAATTGCCTATAAAAAAATGTCTAACttacttttcaaattgcCCAGAAGCTGttgaatcaaatttttGTAAAGCAATGTTTAAGAGtgtatttttgtttagAATAAAGCACCTCTTGATTTGGTTACTTAATTCACCATTAGCATTTGGCTGAGTTATTTCATTCCACGGAAAACATCTTTTAATGTTGTCGAGtgcaatttgaaaagacGAAGGAACAAATTCTTTATCCTTAGCAAACGTGCTAAGAAAAAATAGGTAGTATAAAAACCTGGTGACACCTGCCACCATTGCCAAGTAGACAAGCCCTATGCGCCATAAGCTATATAACCACATGCTTACTGGAAGCTATCTACGTTtcctgtttcttttaaaaaatCATCTAAACAATAAACATGAAAGACTTGCACAGAATAAAACTGGGAAAGAGGCAATACTCAAAGTTGGGCCCATTCGTCGAGTTTCCTTAGAAGTGTGACTCTGCAGTCTATGgacgttttttttttcacttgtTCACAGTAGAGAATCCTACTACCACGTCCAATAGAAGCAAatactttattttcagaaCTAAAACACAAGATATATAGTTTATACATGGACACGAATGatgagaaaaaacaaaaaaacaaactctACGTTTAACTTATTTGGAAAGCTTTTGAGCATACTCTGCTGCCTTAGCCTTGACATAATCCTGTGCCTTCTCATCGTTCTgactttcttcaaaacttaACCACttggcaaagaaaaacttggCCTGTTTTCTActcaattttctttcaacaactctttcaaacaaatcatCAACCTTAGATTTCTCGTTGGCCTTGATTTCCTGATCAATGTAGACATTCCAAATGTCAATTCTTTTCGGAACATCGGAAAGTAATCCTTCAAACAAAGAACGTCCTTGTTCTGGATCCCCCTTTTGGAATTCAAGTTGTGCAAATTTTCTGACAACATCGACATGCTCTCTCTTTGGTAGTATTTGTAGAGCCTTTGCTAGAATCTTATGCGCTTCTTCGTTTTGCCTTCTGTCAATCAAAAAGGAGCCATACGTAACCCAGGCTGAAGGTTGCTTGGAACCAAACTTCTTGCACAAAACAGCAAGTAGCTCATCTGCCTTACGATATTTCTCAGAAGCAATGTATATAGTAGCAAGTTTTTGGTGCATAGTAAACGAGTCCATGTATTGACAAGctcttttgaaaacatctttcaaagattcGTCATCCCCAAAagaattttccaaattcaatagTGCAATCCAAATGTTCATTTTTTGCTGCTCTTCTCTGAAGTTGATGGTCTTTAAAGCTCTTTCTGCGATTTCTCTGGCTTTCTCAATCTCACTCAATTGCAGCTGGAAAGACATATATTGAATCCATAGGATAGAAGAATCTGGATTACCAACTAACAAACGTTCGAAATCAGAAACAGATTGAGGTGCCCTAGTGTTGAGGTCACCTGTTTTATCTTCAGTTTCTTCGCTCTTTGACTTTTTGGattgtttctttgctttCCTGTTGACTTCGTTAttaaaatcttcttcttcatcggatgattcttcttccttAGCTTGTTCTAAAATAGAGGCAGTCCAGTCAAAACCAGCGGATAAACCATTAGGTGAATCTTTAGcgacttcttctttttcttcttcatctgattGCAAATGAGAATCTTCCTCACTATCAGAAGACACACTATCAGCATCAATCATTTCTTCGTCATCTGAGTCTTCGTTATCAGAAGCTTTCTCCATTATGACATCACCATCTTCGTCGATATCGGAATctgcatttttgaaatacGAAGCCTTCATACCTAAGGATAGTtgtcttttgtttgaattgaTATCCAAGATTTTAACTTTGACACGTTCTCCAGCTTTGAAGATCTCCTGTGCATCTTTGATTGGCGAGTCCGTGATTTCAGAACGATGACATAGACCCGAAATGTTCTCAGTTCCATCTAATTTAACAAAAACACCGTATTCCTCAACCTTCTTGATTGATCCCTCAAATATATCACcaactttcaaatctttgaatgACTTCAAGTTGGAAATTTCGCCATTGACAACGGAATCTTTCAATGTCATTAAAACTCTACCCTCGCTATCCGCTTCAAGTATACGGCCCCTTACAGGTTGGTTAATATGGAAGTCTTTCTTCCAATCTTTAATGAAGGAGTCAGAAATATCTGACACCTTAACCAAAGCATAAACGGATCTACCCAAGTCAACAAATAAACCAGTGTTGttaattttgttgatgtaACCCCTGACGACATCACCACGCTTAATATCAGCAATAGAATTAATCAATTTGTCCTTTGGATTCTTTCCCCTTAGAGAAACATAGATTTTGCCTTCAGTAGAAACAACAGTGGCAACAGGTAAATCACCAATATGGTACACATCTTCTAGGTGCAAAGTATAGTCGTCTAGTGCATCGGTGGCCATAGAAACAGCAGTGACGTTATTACccaaagaaaccaaaacaGAATTTCCCCTGACATTTAACACAAGAGATGGCAAAACATCACCAACTTTGATATCCTTGCCAGATACAACGTTATTAAAGCGACCAGAAACGGTAATAGCGTAATGCTCTGTATTGATATTAGTCACCTTCGCAGGAACAACAGCACCGACTTTATAattctctttgaaattttcgAACTTAGAAACATCGTCAGTTACGTCAATGAATGACAATTTTGCTTTTTGAGAAGCTGATATGTGGTACCAGAAATATCCATTGTTTATACTGGATATATATCCAGTAACAGACTGGCCCTCCTTAATATCATGAAATGATAATGGATAAACAACTTCCTTTGATTTAAGTACGCTTGGTCTAATAGATAGCTCGATTAAGTTACTTTTATCTTTTTTGGAATGAAGGAACTTTTGCTTTTCAACGTCAAAATAACCAATAACTCTGGCTTCTAACTTTTTGCCAACCGTGAATGAAGAGAGAGGTTCTGCTAAGTTTTCTACTCTCTTGATGTCATCAAAAGTTTGGGTGATATCAACGATACCTTCCTGGTTGTCAGCCAGCTTCACTAGCAAGTGTGTGTTTTCAATAGACTTGATGATGCATTTAGTGACTTTTCCAACTGAATAATCGCCCAATTTCTTGACTGATTTGTCAACTGGATTAATGATATTCTCCTTTGAATCATTACTTCCAACAAGCAAGGAAAGTAAGAATCTTTGGCTATTTTGGTCAACGTTAACAACTGAGCAGTTTACCGATTGGTCTGGAGTAAAAGCTGCAgtcaaatcattgattttttttccggAAGCAAATCTTGGAATTACCAAACCAGTTAAGTTGTTACcaaatgaaacaaaaacaccTGTAGGAATAACAGTCTTGACATAACCGTGTAATACTTTATCACTTATTGAAATATCAGTGAACTCGGTTGGTAGCGAGCCTGCCTTGGCGTCTGACAGTAAAGAAGGCTTGCATGATAAGGTGACTGCTCTATGCCTCTTATCTAACACTAACACAAGTGCTTCGATCTTTTCACCaatttttagtttctttaATTGGCTTCTAGCAACATCGGGTAGCCCGTCCGCTAAATGCCCAACGTGTACAATACCACGAACCTCACAGTCATCCAACTTGACAATAACAGaatctctttctttctcaagAACTTCTGCATTCACAATAGACTTACCAGGAACAAGCTTTGATAAAGCATTTACCTGTTCATCTGTCATATCACTAGAAACTCTTAAACTAACCATGCATTTACTCAGAGCTTTATCAACAGAAATAACTCTGACTTTCACTGTTTGTCCAACCTTGACGAAATCATTGGCGTTTCTGACATACGTTTCACTAATTTCAGCGTTCGGCAAGAATGCTGAAACATTaccaaagaaagaaacaacacAACCACTTGGCAAGATTTTTTGAACTGTGGCAGGTACCTTCTTACCTATATCTAACATATCATAAGATGTcacaatttcttcatcgtctGCATTTACTAATGACCTCTTCAAAGTAACAGTAATAAAAGATTTCGAGCCATATGCTCTAACATTCAATACTCTACCTTTAACAGAGGCTCCAATCTTGAACTTTCTTTCAGGGTAAACTAATTTGATATCACTGATATGGATATCTGGAACAGTAGCCTGGAAGTTGTTTTCAAGGTTAACAATAATGCCTTCTGGGGAAACCTTTTCAACCTTGCAAGTGACTTTTTGACCCACTGGAATTTCAGTTGCTTTAAGGAAGGAAGCGTCAATTTGCTCTTTATCCATGGTTAAGATATAGTAATTGTCAAACATGGAGTAATCTAAAACCCTGGCCTGATGTGTAGAGCCAATTTTGTAGTTTAGATCCAAGTCTTTACCCTTTGTTACCCTTGAATTATGGACCTGAGCTGGAATTTCACCAGACATCACgtcaacaaacaaaaagttaGGGCTCTTCCCCCTGATTGTAACGGTATCAAAGATATGCCCAATCGGGAATGCTTCTAAAGCGTCCTTTCCTGTATATGTTAAGGTTTGATGATTAGGCAAGATAGAAATTGCAAGTTTAGTAGTACCATTCTTAGTATATGTTGCAATGATTCTAGCCTTTAGGACGGATCCGACAGAGTAATTGTGCTTTATTTCATCAGGGCTAAGCAAAGAGTTCATATGTTGTAAAGTTATAGTGGCATCACAAAGAGAGTGCACTTTACATGTTAATCCCTGAGGCAAGACTCCTTCAATGATAGCATCAACAAGCATACCAGGCAAAAGTGCATCAATCGAAGAAACTGCCGCAACAATTGGCTGCTTCTTGACCACTGCAACCGGAAACTTACAAGTAGCAGTTCtggaatttatttttgaaatggaaacaaGAAGAACCGAACCAGCTTGAACAACGGAAGCAGTTGAGTCCAATTCCTTCTTAGATATAAAACCTGATAGGTGGGTATTCTTTCCAAAGTTGAGAATGGCACCGTGATCTTCTATCGACGTCACAGAAGCTTGAACTATGGCATTTTCAACCAaatcttccttttcctcCATTGGTGAGTTAACTTTTTCAGGTTCAATTGAGAGCTCAATTCTCTTTTTCCCTTTGTCATTGATATTGGAGACCACTTTTGCTCTTAGGTACTGACCAACCTTGAACCTGTTGGACAAGCTAGGAAATTGTCTCTCAGTTTCCCTAGAAGATGACTCTTCATTGTCGCTATCGCTGTCGGATTCTTCTTGATCGTCATATTCATGCAAAAGTTTGACTAATTCAGAAGAAATATTAGTGATTGGAACAAAACCAACTAGGTTATCAGCCAAGGCCATGATTATCTCCATTTTATTAATCTGCTTGATCATACCTAAGACGTAAGATCCAGGATTTAGTATATTATACGATAACGTATCAATTGTGATCTTTTTCGctttttcttcctcgtTCTCTTCGTCCTTGTTTAAAAGGCTGACCTTGGACTTCTTAGATTTTTTGGCCTTCTTTTTGGAAGGCTCAGATAAATCACTCTTGGCCTGACTTTCAAAAAGCACATCACTCTTTGCTTGGTTGGCAACTTCCTTCATTTCAATAGGAGTCAATACTGAAGCACCTCCTCTAGGAAATGAAATCTCCGCTGCCGAAGACAGCAACGATTTTTGCTCCTTGGCATCAGGGTCCTCTCTAGTCCTCTTGGGTGCCATAGTTGCCTTTCTTTTAGGTTAAATCCTTGTCACGTCAACGAGGTAGAGGAACTATACAAGAAATGTCTTTCAtggaagagaaaaaaaaa
Protein-coding regions in this window:
- a CDS encoding uncharacterized protein (PKUD0E05400; similar to Saccharomyces cerevisiae YMR229C (RRP5); ancestral locus Anc_8.757), with amino-acid sequence MAPKRTREDPDAKEQKSLLSSAAEISFPRGGASVLTPIEMKEVANQAKSDVLFESQAKSDLSEPSKKKAKKSKKSKVSLLNKDEENEEEKAKKITIDTLSYNILNPGSYVLGMIKQINKMEIIMALADNLVGFVPITNISSELVKLLHEYDDQEESDSDSDNEESSSRETERQFPSLSNRFKVGQYLRAKVVSNINDKGKKRIELSIEPEKVNSPMEEKEDLVENAIVQASVTSIEDHGAILNFGKNTHLSGFISKKELDSTASVVQAGSVLLVSISKINSRTATCKFPVAVVKKQPIVAAVSSIDALLPGMLVDAIIEGVLPQGLTCKVHSLCDATITLQHMNSLLSPDEIKHNYSVGSVLKARIIATYTKNGTTKLAISILPNHQTLTYTGKDALEAFPIGHIFDTVTIRGKSPNFLFVDVMSGEIPAQVHNSRVTKGKDLDLNYKIGSTHQARVLDYSMFDNYYILTMDKEQIDASFLKATEIPVGQKVTCKVEKVSPEGIIVNLENNFQATVPDIHISDIKLVYPERKFKIGASVKGRVLNVRAYGSKSFITVTLKRSLVNADDEEIVTSYDMLDIGKKVPATVQKILPSGCVVSFFGNVSAFLPNAEISETYVRNANDFVKVGQTVKVRVISVDKALSKCMVSLRVSSDMTDEQVNALSKLVPGKSIVNAEVLEKERDSVIVKLDDCEVRGIVHVGHLADGLPDVARSQLKKLKIGEKIEALVLVLDKRHRAVTLSCKPSLLSDAKAGSLPTEFTDISISDKVLHGYVKTVIPTGVFVSFGNNLTGLVIPRFASGKKINDLTAAFTPDQSVNCSVVNVDQNSQRFLLSLLVGSNDSKENIINPVDKSVKKLGDYSVGKVTKCIIKSIENTHLLVKLADNQEGIVDITQTFDDIKRVENLAEPLSSFTVGKKLEARVIGYFDVEKQKFLHSKKDKSNLIELSIRPSVLKSKEVVYPLSFHDIKEGQSVTGYISSINNGYFWYHISASQKAKLSFIDVTDDVSKFENFKENYKVGAVVPAKVTNINTEHYAITVSGRFNNVVSGKDIKVGDVLPSLVLNVRGNSVLVSLGNNVTAVSMATDALDDYTLHLEDVYHIGDLPVATVVSTEGKIYVSLRGKNPKDKLINSIADIKRGDVVRGYINKINNTGLFVDLGRSVYALVKVSDISDSFIKDWKKDFHINQPVRGRILEADSEGRVLMTLKDSVVNGEISNLKSFKDLKVGDIFEGSIKKVEEYGVFVKLDGTENISGLCHRSEITDSPIKDAQEIFKAGERVKVKILDINSNKRQLSLGMKASYFKNADSDIDEDGDVIMEKASDNEDSDDEEMIDADSVSSDSEEDSHLQSDEEEKEEVAKDSPNGLSAGFDWTASILEQAKEEESSDEEEDFNNEVNRKAKKQSKKSKSEETEDKTGDLNTRAPQSVSDFERLLVGNPDSSILWIQYMSFQLQLSEIEKAREIAERALKTINFREEQQKMNIWIALLNLENSFGDDESLKDVFKRACQYMDSFTMHQKLATIYIASEKYRKADELLAVLCKKFGSKQPSAWVTYGSFLIDRRQNEEAHKILAKALQILPKREHVDVVRKFAQLEFQKGDPEQGRSLFEGLLSDVPKRIDIWNVYIDQEIKANEKSKVDDLFERVVERKLSRKQAKFFFAKWLSFEESQNDEKAQDYVKAKAAEYAQKLSK
- a CDS encoding uncharacterized protein (PKUD0E05390) yields the protein MVNVENSIKRSPQKRRLFKTAETIFSETIKSNSKTEKPICPKPRGYALTKSEPCLRPCLSVTGKPELSSRDEDAECKAAFSAEFEANGSVNVDPLRYKVNHDQTKKSQDTPVWNDNGIHSFRGSSTPISNAAIETLGFVDTKNVLRGLEPLNIELPMLDQLAKDKLKPEFKSSNSVIANPKLTNVNNTNEKEKYKEETTKSLATTVAYKAIGNETTKLNENQNLS